The following are encoded together in the Anaerostipes caccae L1-92 genome:
- a CDS encoding nitroreductase family protein, with amino-acid sequence MPQHKVKINAEKCIGCGLCAKTCPEHNIIMKNKKAGILLQDCLMCGHCSSVCPKEAVTVTGFHTKQYPQTKSVRLNPDEVLDVIRFRRTVRRFKDKKIPDAVIAQILEAGRLTHTAKNMQDVSFVVLNKKKQELEQMAVRLFRKVKPLADLFSPMARNNKIHDHFFFFQAPIVIVILAKDKTNGLLAAQNMEFIAEANGLGVLYSGFFTTAANISGKIRKALKIPKGKHAAMTLVLGYPDVKFLRSARREALDVKYM; translated from the coding sequence ATGCCACAACATAAAGTCAAAATAAATGCCGAAAAATGCATCGGCTGCGGGTTATGCGCAAAGACGTGCCCCGAACACAATATTATAATGAAAAACAAGAAAGCCGGTATCTTACTGCAGGACTGTCTGATGTGCGGACACTGTTCCTCGGTATGCCCGAAAGAAGCTGTCACAGTTACCGGCTTCCATACGAAACAATATCCGCAGACGAAATCCGTGCGTCTAAACCCCGATGAAGTCCTGGATGTCATTCGGTTCAGGAGGACAGTCAGACGGTTTAAAGATAAAAAAATACCGGATGCTGTGATCGCTCAGATTCTGGAAGCAGGGAGGCTTACCCATACGGCTAAAAATATGCAGGACGTATCCTTCGTTGTTCTAAATAAAAAAAAGCAGGAACTGGAGCAGATGGCTGTCCGCCTGTTCAGAAAAGTCAAGCCTTTGGCAGATTTGTTCAGTCCCATGGCCAGAAATAACAAGATACATGATCATTTTTTCTTCTTCCAGGCACCCATTGTCATCGTAATATTGGCAAAAGATAAAACAAACGGCCTGCTTGCCGCCCAGAACATGGAATTTATTGCAGAAGCCAATGGACTTGGTGTGCTGTACAGCGGCTTCTTTACGACTGCCGCAAACATTTCAGGGAAGATCAGGAAAGCATTGAAAATTCCAAAAGGAAAACATGCTGCAATGACTTTGGTATTGGGATATCCGGATGTAAAATTTCTCCGCTCTGCCCGGCGTGAAGCATTAGATGTGAAATATATGTAA
- a CDS encoding aldo/keto reductase has protein sequence METVTLSNGKQMPAVGFGTWKAPSDEITVNAVKTAVECGYTHIDAAAAYHNEIWVGKGIRESGIKREDLFLTSKLWNDDHGYESTLRAFENTITDLGVDYLDLYLIHWPVPVKFHDDYIEKNRETWKAFEELYKAGKVKAIGVSNFKPHHIDEILEVCEIPPMVNQIEFHPSCLQKETRAYCEEKNIIVEAYSPLANGKVFQCEEIREIAERCGVSAAQLCVKYALQHNTVPLVKSVTRERIKDNLKLDFTISPEDMKILDEVSTCEGSYRDSDHIDF, from the coding sequence ATGGAAACAGTGACACTTTCAAACGGAAAGCAGATGCCGGCGGTCGGGTTCGGAACATGGAAGGCGCCCAGTGACGAGATCACGGTGAATGCAGTAAAGACAGCCGTTGAGTGCGGATATACTCATATTGACGCGGCAGCAGCCTACCACAATGAGATATGGGTGGGCAAAGGAATCAGGGAGAGCGGAATCAAGAGAGAAGACTTATTTTTGACAAGCAAACTTTGGAACGATGATCACGGATATGAGTCCACACTGAGGGCATTTGAGAATACGATTACGGATCTTGGCGTGGATTACCTGGACCTGTATCTGATCCACTGGCCGGTGCCTGTAAAGTTCCATGACGATTATATCGAAAAGAACCGGGAGACATGGAAAGCCTTTGAGGAACTCTACAAGGCAGGAAAGGTGAAAGCTATCGGTGTCAGCAACTTTAAGCCCCATCACATCGATGAGATCCTCGAAGTATGCGAGATCCCCCCAATGGTCAATCAGATAGAGTTTCACCCAAGCTGTCTGCAGAAAGAGACCAGGGCATACTGCGAAGAAAAAAATATTATCGTAGAAGCCTACAGCCCTCTGGCGAACGGAAAAGTCTTTCAATGTGAGGAGATCAGAGAAATAGCAGAGCGCTGCGGTGTGAGTGCTGCACAGCTCTGTGTGAAGTATGCACTGCAGCATAATACGGTGCCGCTCGTAAAAAGCGTGACCAGGGAAAGGATTAAGGATAATTTAAAGCTTGACTTTACGATCAGTCCTGAAGATATGAAGATTCTGGATGAGGTTTCCACATGTGAAGGTTCTTACAGAGACAGCGACCACATTGATTTTTAA
- a CDS encoding ABC transporter ATP-binding protein — protein MTGKKLEIESLTKYYGKKENITKALNGISFQVVDSEFIGIMGSSGSGKTTLLNCISTASNPTGGRILLKGQDISKFTRKELENYRGRQMGYLFQNFELIDNMTAAENILLPAAIHNAGRMKHRLKELAVCLDIEDILGKFPSELSGGQKQRAAAARALLLNPEILLADEPTGALDSKNARLLMQKLSDLNREQKATILMVTHDANVASYCSRILFIQDGVIFHQLRKRVPAESRQEFYDRIIAVMAQLGGGSANVL, from the coding sequence ATGACCGGAAAAAAATTAGAAATAGAATCTCTGACAAAGTATTATGGGAAGAAAGAGAATATAACAAAGGCTCTGAATGGAATCAGTTTCCAGGTTGTGGACAGTGAGTTTATCGGTATCATGGGCAGCAGCGGATCGGGAAAGACGACTCTTTTAAACTGCATTTCCACGGCTTCAAACCCAACTGGCGGCAGGATTCTTTTAAAAGGACAGGACATCAGTAAGTTTACCAGAAAAGAGCTGGAAAACTACAGAGGGAGGCAGATGGGATATTTGTTTCAGAACTTTGAACTGATTGACAATATGACTGCGGCAGAAAATATTCTGCTGCCGGCTGCCATCCATAATGCAGGCAGGATGAAGCACCGCCTGAAGGAATTGGCCGTCTGCCTTGATATAGAGGATATTCTTGGAAAGTTTCCTTCGGAACTGTCCGGCGGGCAGAAGCAGCGGGCCGCAGCGGCCAGGGCGCTCTTGTTAAACCCAGAGATTCTGCTGGCGGATGAACCCACAGGGGCACTTGATTCTAAAAATGCCAGGCTGCTGATGCAGAAGCTTTCTGATCTGAACAGGGAGCAGAAGGCCACGATCCTTATGGTGACCCATGATGCCAATGTGGCCAGCTATTGTTCCAGGATCCTTTTTATCCAGGACGGAGTAATTTTTCATCAGCTGAGGAAAAGGGTTCCGGCGGAATCCAGACAGGAGTTCTATGACAGGATCATAGCAGTCATGGCTCAGCTGGGAGGGGGAAGTGCCAATGTTCTTTGA
- a CDS encoding response regulator transcription factor, with protein sequence MKKIVIAEDDVFMREELASILMKEGYETDCLADFSDAARKILSLSPDLVLLDLNLPGITGFEICRSIRKISTVPVLVLTSRDQLKDELHALKLGADEYLTKPCHKDRLTARILNLLRRYEDRDRFAEIQGVRLDRQTFTVYMNGQSAVLPENQGKIMELLLLHAGDTVTKSMLSERLWGTTEYIDENALQVNMTRLKKTIRKLHIPYRIETRRGIGYCLTEIGESDD encoded by the coding sequence GTGAAAAAGATTGTGATTGCAGAAGATGACGTATTTATGAGGGAAGAACTTGCTTCGATTCTTATGAAGGAGGGCTATGAGACGGACTGTCTTGCGGACTTTTCCGATGCGGCCAGGAAGATTCTCAGTCTGTCTCCTGATCTGGTGCTGCTGGATCTGAATCTTCCGGGAATCACGGGCTTTGAGATATGCAGATCCATCAGGAAGATAAGTACAGTGCCGGTTCTTGTGCTGACCAGCCGGGATCAGTTAAAGGATGAACTGCATGCCCTTAAGCTGGGGGCAGATGAATATCTGACAAAGCCTTGTCACAAAGACAGGCTGACCGCCCGGATTTTAAACCTGCTCCGAAGATATGAGGACAGAGACCGCTTTGCGGAGATTCAGGGAGTCAGGCTGGACCGCCAGACTTTTACGGTGTATATGAATGGACAGTCGGCGGTACTGCCTGAAAATCAGGGAAAGATCATGGAACTGCTTCTGCTGCATGCGGGAGATACTGTGACAAAATCCATGCTGTCAGAGAGATTATGGGGAACCACAGAGTATATCGATGAAAATGCACTTCAGGTGAACATGACAAGATTAAAGAAAACCATAAGAAAACTTCATATCCCTTATAGAATAGAGACAAGAAGAGGGATAGGGTACTGCCTTACAGAGATCGGAGAAAGCGATGACTGA
- a CDS encoding sensor histidine kinase: MKTGKNKESAGSRILITAGFLLLASAVGICFRELHFQESNIVIVYMLSVLLTSRFTEGYVFGLTASVIATFLFNWLFTKPYYSFAVYNPGYLITFVIMTITAICTSALTTRVKEDAVRAQEKEAEIEQERYRGNLLRAISHDLRTPLSGIMGTSEMLIGMTSEDDPRHEMAVGIHKDADWLHSLVENILSLTRLQDGRLKIKKEPEALEEVIGGAIALILKRAPEQKIQVEMPEEVLMIPMDARLMEQVFVNLLDNAVKHSEPSDQITITVEAPERESGIRIEVADRGEGISDADLPNIFETFYTSSTRDADSKQGIGLGLAICDTIIKAHGGSIRAENRADGKGAVFTLKIPVNKEEGSNGALS; encoded by the coding sequence ATGAAAACAGGGAAAAACAAAGAATCAGCAGGCAGCCGCATCTTGATCACGGCGGGATTCCTTTTGCTGGCTTCTGCCGTGGGTATATGTTTCAGGGAGCTGCACTTTCAGGAGTCTAATATTGTTATCGTCTACATGCTGTCTGTACTCCTGACATCCAGGTTTACGGAAGGATATGTTTTTGGCCTTACAGCTTCCGTCATCGCAACATTTCTTTTCAACTGGCTGTTTACAAAGCCTTACTACTCTTTCGCCGTATACAATCCGGGGTATCTGATCACATTTGTTATCATGACGATAACGGCGATTTGTACCAGCGCCCTTACGACCAGGGTGAAGGAAGATGCGGTGAGGGCACAGGAGAAAGAGGCTGAGATTGAGCAGGAGCGGTACCGGGGTAATCTTCTGCGGGCCATTTCCCACGATCTGAGGACGCCTCTGTCAGGCATCATGGGAACGTCCGAAATGCTTATTGGCATGACCAGTGAGGATGATCCACGGCATGAGATGGCCGTCGGTATCCACAAAGACGCGGACTGGCTGCATTCTCTGGTGGAAAATATATTAAGCCTTACGAGGCTGCAGGACGGAAGACTAAAGATCAAGAAAGAACCGGAGGCTCTGGAGGAAGTCATCGGCGGCGCCATCGCACTGATCTTAAAGAGAGCTCCGGAGCAGAAAATTCAGGTGGAGATGCCGGAAGAAGTTCTCATGATCCCAATGGATGCCAGGCTTATGGAGCAGGTATTTGTGAATCTTTTGGATAACGCGGTCAAACATTCTGAACCGTCAGACCAGATTACGATAACTGTGGAGGCGCCGGAGCGGGAATCCGGCATCCGTATCGAGGTGGCAGACCGGGGAGAAGGGATTTCGGACGCAGATCTTCCGAACATTTTCGAGACGTTCTATACTTCCAGTACAAGAGATGCAGATTCAAAACAGGGGATCGGGCTCGGCCTGGCGATTTGCGATACCATAATAAAAGCACACGGAGGGAGCATCAGGGCGGAGAACCGCGCCGACGGGAAGGGCGCCGTCTTTACTCTTAAGATTCCCGTAAACAAGGAGGAAGGAAGCAATGGAGCATTATCATGA
- a CDS encoding response regulator transcription factor, with amino-acid sequence MEHYHERILIVEDDPQIRNFIGYALRQEGFGCITANSGESALSALVSEPVDMMLLDLGLPRMDGMDVLKNVREWSEMPVIIVSARDQDKEKAAALDAGADDYLTKPFSATELLARIRVAFRHYYKGTAAKEQTSFEVGGLKLDLHKRAVFLEGKVLHLTPMEYQLLALLFKNMGRVLTTSYIIKEIWGEGYGRDTQALRALMAALRRKIEKTPANPRYILTEIGVGYRLVDE; translated from the coding sequence ATGGAGCATTATCATGAACGGATTCTGATCGTGGAAGATGATCCCCAGATAAGAAATTTCATAGGCTATGCTTTGAGGCAGGAGGGATTTGGATGTATCACGGCTAATTCCGGGGAAAGTGCACTGAGTGCCCTGGTCTCAGAGCCGGTGGACATGATGCTTCTGGACCTGGGCCTTCCCAGAATGGACGGCATGGATGTGCTTAAAAATGTCAGGGAGTGGTCAGAGATGCCGGTCATCATCGTATCGGCGAGGGACCAGGACAAAGAAAAGGCTGCGGCACTGGATGCAGGGGCTGACGATTATCTGACCAAACCGTTTTCAGCCACGGAACTGCTGGCAAGAATCCGGGTGGCATTCCGCCATTATTATAAAGGAACCGCGGCAAAGGAACAGACCTCCTTTGAAGTTGGAGGCCTGAAACTGGATCTTCACAAGCGGGCTGTTTTTCTGGAAGGAAAAGTTCTGCATTTAACGCCTATGGAATATCAGCTTCTCGCCCTGCTGTTTAAAAATATGGGCCGGGTTCTGACGACAAGCTATATCATCAAAGAAATATGGGGAGAAGGCTACGGCAGGGATACCCAGGCACTGAGAGCCCTGATGGCAGCACTCAGGAGAAAAATAGAGAAGACGCCGGCCAATCCGAGATATATTCTGACAGAGATTGGGGTAGGCTACCGTCTGGTGGATGAGTGA
- a CDS encoding EFR1 family ferrodoxin (N-terminal region resembles flavodoxins. C-terminal ferrodoxin region binds two 4Fe-4S clusters.) has product MILYFSGTGNSEYAAKRIAAELQDEAVNLFHKIRRNDCSRINSETPWVIVTPTYGWRIPRILQEWLSKTALKGAKDIYFVMTCGGSIGNAGKYVRKLCSKKGLSFKGCIPVVMPENYIALFEAPEQNEALEIIAKAEPVLDEAARLIKNREAYAQPAVTLKDRLSSSIVNDIYYPAVIHAKKFYATDRCTSCGMCERVCPLKNIDIKEGKPVWKDRCTHCMACICRCPAEAIEYGSHSKGLVRYLCPKQL; this is encoded by the coding sequence ATGATCTTATATTTTTCAGGAACAGGCAACAGCGAATATGCGGCAAAAAGAATTGCAGCAGAATTACAGGATGAGGCTGTAAATCTCTTTCATAAAATAAGAAGAAATGATTGCAGCAGAATAAATTCAGAGACTCCATGGGTCATTGTCACTCCCACCTATGGATGGAGAATCCCCCGGATTTTACAGGAATGGCTGTCAAAAACAGCATTAAAGGGCGCCAAAGATATTTACTTTGTCATGACATGCGGCGGAAGCATAGGAAACGCGGGCAAATATGTCAGGAAACTGTGTTCAAAGAAAGGCCTCTCTTTTAAAGGATGTATCCCCGTGGTCATGCCGGAGAACTATATTGCGCTTTTTGAAGCGCCGGAGCAAAATGAAGCATTGGAGATCATTGCGAAAGCCGAACCTGTACTGGACGAAGCGGCCCGTCTGATAAAAAACAGAGAAGCGTATGCACAGCCCGCGGTCACATTAAAAGACAGACTAAGCAGCAGTATCGTGAATGACATCTATTATCCTGCCGTCATACACGCAAAAAAGTTTTATGCCACAGACAGGTGTACATCCTGCGGCATGTGTGAAAGGGTTTGTCCGTTAAAGAATATCGATATAAAAGAAGGAAAACCTGTATGGAAAGACAGATGCACACACTGTATGGCGTGTATCTGCCGCTGTCCCGCAGAGGCGATTGAATACGGCAGCCACAGCAAAGGGCTGGTCCGGTACCTCTGTCCAAAGCAGCTCTGA
- a CDS encoding DUF2325 domain-containing protein produces the protein MSVVIIGGHDRMVCQYKRICKEYNCKAKVFTQMSAKLGKQVGSPDLVVLFTNTVSHKMVKCALCEAKRSKAKIVRSHSSSEAALESILEQCS, from the coding sequence ATGAGTGTTGTGATCATTGGAGGACACGACCGGATGGTCTGTCAATATAAAAGAATCTGCAAAGAGTATAACTGCAAAGCAAAAGTGTTTACTCAGATGAGTGCAAAACTGGGAAAACAGGTAGGAAGTCCTGACTTAGTTGTTCTGTTCACCAATACAGTTTCCCATAAGATGGTGAAATGTGCCCTCTGTGAGGCGAAAAGGAGCAAGGCCAAAATCGTCCGGTCACACAGCAGCAGTGAGGCGGCGCTGGAATCAATCTTAGAACAGTGTTCCTGA
- a CDS encoding flavodoxin produces the protein MAKVYIAFWSGTGNTGIMAEAIAEGVTAAGGTPEFVDVESVSADTLKDTKAFALGCPSMGAEQLEESAMEPFVQEVEAFASGKQIALFGSYGWGDGEWMRDWTDRMKSAGASVVDGEGLIAHETPDDDVKADCVRLGKTLAQLAQ, from the coding sequence ATGGCAAAAGTATACATCGCATTTTGGAGCGGCACAGGCAATACAGGAATCATGGCGGAGGCCATCGCAGAGGGGGTCACGGCGGCAGGAGGGACTCCGGAATTTGTAGATGTGGAATCAGTCTCTGCGGACACACTGAAAGATACTAAGGCATTTGCACTCGGCTGCCCGTCAATGGGAGCAGAACAGCTGGAAGAATCGGCAATGGAGCCTTTTGTCCAGGAAGTGGAAGCTTTTGCTTCAGGAAAGCAGATCGCACTTTTCGGCTCCTATGGATGGGGTGACGGAGAATGGATGAGGGACTGGACAGACCGCATGAAATCTGCAGGAGCGTCTGTTGTTGACGGAGAGGGACTGATTGCCCATGAAACTCCGGACGACGACGTAAAAGCAGACTGTGTAAGACTTGGAAAAACCCTGGCCCAGCTGGCCCAATAG
- a CDS encoding DUF3793 family protein, with protein sequence MGEKTLSDLIVEQCAPTLAGMKCGSLFNYRYQGTTAARQEIRSWNQRLNPCGLYLEELKWREESVLVYVYRRKDLDQRLREEGIAELLSDFGYSGTEAGDCLSHLKSRLLADDFPHEIGVFLDYPLGDVLGFIENRGMNCRLCGMWKVYCDQCEALKLFKKYKKCKEVYWKLYQQGRGILKMTVAA encoded by the coding sequence ATGGGAGAGAAAACCTTATCAGATTTAATCGTAGAGCAATGTGCCCCGACTTTGGCGGGGATGAAATGCGGCAGCTTGTTTAACTACCGTTATCAGGGAACTACGGCTGCAAGACAGGAAATCCGCAGCTGGAATCAACGGCTGAATCCATGCGGGCTGTATCTGGAAGAACTGAAATGGAGAGAAGAGTCGGTGTTGGTTTATGTATACCGTAGAAAAGACCTGGATCAGAGACTCCGGGAGGAAGGAATTGCTGAGCTGCTCTCTGATTTCGGCTATTCCGGAACAGAGGCCGGAGACTGTCTGAGTCATCTGAAAAGCAGGCTTTTGGCAGATGATTTTCCCCATGAGATCGGTGTGTTTTTGGATTATCCGCTGGGGGACGTTCTTGGATTTATTGAGAACAGAGGGATGAACTGCAGGCTCTGCGGAATGTGGAAGGTTTACTGCGATCAATGTGAAGCACTGAAACTATTTAAAAAATATAAAAAATGTAAAGAAGTCTACTGGAAATTGTATCAGCAGGGCAGGGGTATCTTGAAGATGACCGTTGCAGCTTAG
- a CDS encoding ABC transporter permease has product MFFETVRKNSRKNRKENGLLFVSLIVSIAAFYIILSLENQDVMVFLKKMESDAVQKLLLLIPVLYGISLFFLFFLVYFSDRYRMEQRSHEMGIYLMFGMGRRKLFAMLLAEDIWNSILSLAAGIPIAVLLSELISMITAKAAGMGIVGHRFTFSLSAALWTAAGYFAVRLTALLFQSIKTVRKEIIQLLSQSQDKRHRDHRTCFTAIQLAAGFFMLAAAYTRALKVNAWRSPGEMAVIMVLGIGGNFLIFRGIGIVFDMYLKQKDSNKGLAVFTFRQIQETIVLRPDSIAVSSLLMLAAFCCFGYGCAIGVNSGLNNRHVIDYTFEGEPGQIKRELKQLNLDEFTEESFQVKTGPFKGNKSEGTFSGAELYEAVKAQEDSQGREVLLNNLQYFDEPYLISLSGYNRILKLKGDEPLRLKSRQAALYTSREYSNGDIDRTMKSALKIRPAVEMNHERYELSKTYCQENIVTDRSITISYGLVVPDPVFEQLTEGQFHSYWNIKLKDSVVRKKGLMQTMTDINARLDKTSLKYESYLKSMGRQLFYTAAASYTTIYLGVIFLLIANTVLGVQFLMHQQQTKKRYRTILRLGCRCKYLCESARRQIRWFFLLPISAAAFGSLFGIRSMASGFAASDMRGREGILTASAVPVILLVCVIELGYIVAVMKMSDKQILRQTKLKRDDG; this is encoded by the coding sequence ATGTTCTTTGAGACCGTCAGAAAAAACAGCAGGAAAAACAGAAAAGAAAACGGGCTGCTGTTTGTATCTCTTATCGTTTCCATTGCTGCATTTTATATTATTCTGTCTCTTGAAAATCAGGATGTGATGGTATTTTTGAAAAAAATGGAGAGCGATGCCGTCCAAAAGCTGCTGCTTCTGATTCCTGTTCTTTATGGGATCTCTCTTTTTTTCCTGTTTTTTCTCGTGTATTTTTCAGACAGATACCGAATGGAGCAGAGGAGCCATGAAATGGGCATCTATCTGATGTTTGGAATGGGTCGGAGGAAATTGTTTGCCATGCTCCTTGCTGAGGATATCTGGAACAGTATCCTGTCGCTTGCCGCAGGTATCCCCATAGCGGTCCTTCTGTCAGAGCTGATCAGTATGATCACGGCAAAAGCGGCGGGGATGGGAATTGTGGGGCATCGTTTTACATTTTCGCTTTCCGCTGCACTGTGGACTGCTGCCGGATATTTTGCCGTCAGGCTTACTGCACTGCTTTTTCAGAGTATAAAGACCGTCCGAAAAGAGATCATACAGCTGCTGTCCCAGTCACAGGATAAGAGGCACAGGGATCACAGGACTTGTTTCACAGCTATACAGCTGGCAGCGGGATTTTTTATGCTGGCAGCGGCCTATACCCGGGCCCTGAAGGTAAATGCCTGGAGATCACCTGGAGAAATGGCTGTGATTATGGTACTGGGTATCGGCGGGAACTTCCTTATTTTCAGGGGGATAGGAATTGTATTTGATATGTACCTAAAGCAAAAAGACAGCAATAAGGGACTGGCCGTTTTTACATTCCGTCAGATCCAGGAGACGATCGTTCTGAGGCCGGATTCCATAGCGGTGTCCTCTCTGCTTATGCTGGCTGCGTTCTGCTGTTTTGGATATGGATGTGCCATCGGCGTAAACTCTGGTCTCAATAACCGTCATGTCATTGACTATACCTTTGAAGGAGAGCCGGGACAGATCAAAAGAGAGCTGAAACAGCTGAATCTGGATGAATTTACAGAGGAATCATTCCAGGTGAAAACAGGTCCGTTTAAGGGGAACAAATCAGAGGGAACTTTTTCCGGAGCGGAACTTTACGAAGCCGTAAAGGCGCAGGAGGACTCTCAGGGCAGAGAAGTTCTTCTAAACAATCTCCAATATTTTGATGAACCCTACCTGATCTCCTTATCCGGATATAACCGAATTCTAAAGCTGAAGGGAGACGAGCCGCTCCGTCTGAAAAGCCGTCAGGCTGCTCTCTATACCAGCAGGGAATATTCAAATGGGGATATCGACAGGACAATGAAGTCTGCGCTGAAAATACGGCCCGCTGTGGAAATGAACCACGAAAGATATGAACTGTCCAAAACATACTGTCAGGAAAACATCGTCACGGACCGTTCGATTACGATCAGCTATGGATTGGTCGTTCCTGATCCGGTATTTGAACAGCTGACAGAAGGGCAGTTTCATTCGTACTGGAATATAAAGCTCAAGGATTCTGTTGTCCGGAAGAAAGGGCTGATGCAAACCATGACAGATATCAACGCCCGGCTGGACAAAACTTCCCTAAAGTATGAAAGCTATTTAAAGAGCATGGGCAGGCAGCTGTTTTATACGGCGGCAGCCAGTTATACAACCATTTATCTGGGGGTCATCTTTCTTCTTATCGCAAATACGGTGCTTGGCGTGCAGTTTCTGATGCATCAGCAGCAGACGAAAAAGAGATACCGGACGATTCTTCGTCTCGGATGCCGCTGCAAATATTTGTGCGAGTCTGCCAGGAGACAGATCAGATGGTTCTTCCTTCTGCCCATATCCGCCGCCGCTTTCGGAAGCCTGTTTGGCATTCGGTCCATGGCCTCAGGTTTTGCTGCATCTGACATGCGGGGAAGAGAAGGAATTCTTACAGCGTCAGCAGTGCCTGTAATTCTGCTTGTGTGTGTGATAGAATTAGGATATATTGTGGCCGTCATGAAAATGAGCGACAAACAGATCCTCCGGCAGACAAAGCTTAAGAGGGACGACGGCTGA
- a CDS encoding ArsR/SmtB family transcription factor, translating into MDKDCEKRLSQIVQGFSECKDAFTAIGDETRQLILMVLLESDLSGIRVGEIARKTHLTRPSVSHHLKILKEADIVAMRKEGTKNYYYISLDETRWKTIAGLINLIYESIECSSHNIAGERQEKIL; encoded by the coding sequence ATGGATAAAGATTGTGAAAAAAGATTAAGTCAGATTGTACAGGGTTTCAGCGAATGCAAAGATGCATTTACTGCCATCGGAGATGAGACGAGACAACTGATCCTGATGGTGCTGTTAGAGAGTGACTTATCCGGCATCCGTGTCGGAGAAATTGCCCGGAAGACCCATTTAACCAGGCCGTCTGTCTCCCACCATCTGAAAATATTAAAGGAGGCAGACATTGTGGCCATGAGAAAAGAAGGAACAAAAAATTATTACTATATCAGTCTGGATGAAACCCGGTGGAAAACCATAGCCGGACTGATCAATCTTATTTATGAGAGTATCGAATGCAGCAGCCATAATATAGCCGGTGAAAGGCAGGAGAAAATATTATGA
- a CDS encoding sensor histidine kinase: protein MTDRWKQILLKYKEWFVFTMVLCLVFCMFLWLSDIGSFYAILPSVILAAVILYVFMGLWLDRRDRKKEKDFMRFLEKPGSSPNEIELLSMNDREIQAMGHIGERIEMLDHKIRDQEADLAEYEEYIESWAHEIKTPLALMTFVLDNRKDEMSSAAYRRLEYVQTNIEENVERMLYYARIKNVCTDYVFEQVSLSDICGEVLCGYENLLKEQKIRVINEVEDLHVLSDKKGLSFLIRQAVSNSLKYAGQKAEASFLKLYTKRDAENGDVTLAVRDNGIGVKPWDLPFLFEKGFTGDTEEKRKNSTGMGLYLAKQTADSLGIQIEIPEDYTEGFEIIFRFCKV from the coding sequence ATGACTGACAGATGGAAGCAGATTTTATTAAAATACAAAGAATGGTTTGTGTTTACCATGGTTCTTTGTCTCGTATTCTGTATGTTTCTCTGGCTCTCAGACATTGGCAGCTTTTATGCCATCCTGCCTTCGGTGATTTTGGCTGCCGTAATCTTATACGTATTTATGGGTCTCTGGCTGGACAGAAGGGACAGGAAAAAAGAAAAGGACTTTATGCGGTTCCTGGAGAAGCCCGGAAGTTCTCCAAATGAGATAGAACTTTTATCTATGAATGACAGGGAAATACAGGCGATGGGACACATAGGAGAGCGCATTGAAATGCTGGACCATAAAATTCGGGATCAGGAGGCGGATCTTGCGGAGTATGAGGAGTATATTGAATCATGGGCCCATGAGATCAAAACTCCGCTGGCATTGATGACCTTTGTTCTGGATAACCGAAAAGATGAGATGTCTTCTGCTGCTTACAGGAGGCTTGAGTATGTGCAGACTAACATAGAAGAAAATGTCGAGAGAATGCTGTATTACGCAAGGATAAAAAATGTATGTACAGACTATGTATTTGAACAAGTATCTCTTTCTGATATATGCGGGGAAGTGCTTTGCGGATATGAAAATCTGCTGAAGGAACAGAAGATCCGTGTCATAAATGAAGTGGAAGATTTACATGTTCTGTCGGACAAAAAAGGTCTTTCTTTCCTGATCCGTCAGGCAGTGAGCAATTCTTTGAAATATGCCGGGCAGAAAGCAGAAGCATCTTTTTTGAAGCTGTATACAAAGCGTGATGCAGAGAACGGGGATGTAACACTGGCAGTCCGGGACAATGGAATCGGAGTAAAGCCCTGGGATCTTCCCTTTCTTTTTGAAAAGGGATTTACCGGAGACACAGAGGAAAAGAGAAAGAATTCCACCGGAATGGGACTTTATCTGGCAAAACAGACGGCGGACAGCCTGGGAATACAGATTGAGATCCCGGAGGATTACACAGAAGGATTTGAGATTATATTTCGGTTTTGTAAAGTTTAG